In the Triticum aestivum cultivar Chinese Spring unplaced genomic scaffold, IWGSC CS RefSeq v2.1 scaffold56453, whole genome shotgun sequence genome, CAAATAAGACGGAGAGACGGAACGGCAGGGCTATATTTACTTGTCGTCTCGTAGGCAAATTTTACAACCTCGATCGGGACGGATCGGAACTTTTTGACGCCGGACTCAACTCCCTCGTAGAGCCACCATCGACAATGGCCGCCAGATCGCGGACGCAACCTGCAACTGCAACTGCAAGAGGGCGGAGGCAGACCACAGCCTCGCTGCCGTTGGACGTGCTGGTGGACATCGCGGCACGCAGCGACCCGGCCACCCTTGTGCGCTGCGCCGCGACGTGTGTCGACATGCGTTGCCGCGTCAAGGAATACATCCGCCTCcgtggccgcctccgcctccggcaTGGCGACCGCTTCGTGCTCCCCCTCCTGCGCGGCCATCTGATCCGCGGGCACCAGTACGACGACAGGCACCATCGGAAGGAGTTGTTCCTGGTGGACACCGCCGCTGCGGACGACACCACAATGCACAGGGCCACCACCATCAGCAGCGTCCCCCTCGCGTCGCGCGATGGACTCGTCCTCCTCCGCGTTGACGGAGAGCTCCGCGTTTGCAACCAGGTCACTGCCACCAGCCAGACCCTGCCACCTGAACCTGCCTTCCCTGTGACTGTGAGTGTGAGCAGCGTGCCGGCTAGGGAGATAAGTTATGTCTTGGTCGTCGGGGGCGATAACGATGATGGTGCCATCGCCGTTGGCTGGCATTTTCAAGTGGTCATGGCATATCTAGACGTGTCACAGCACCGCCGCAACCTGCAGCTCCAAACTTTCTCGTCGGAGCACGGCACGTGGGGCCACTACACCGATATCCGGGCTCACAACCTGCAGGGCAGCCGCTTGGAAGGAGGCCTCGGCAGGACCCTAATCGTCGGTGGTGCTATGCACTGGTTGTGCAGGACCAACACCGGGGCCTATGTCCTCAAGCTCCTTGTCAAAACAACACACGTGTCAGCGACGAAGCTCCCTGAATGCTTCCCCCGGGACTGGTCACACCACCGACTCTTGGCGACGCCGGTGGCGGGCGGGAGCCCCATTGTGCTCACCACGGATGGCGACAAGATATTTGCTTGGGCGCAGTCGAAGCAAACGGCCAAGTGGCAAGAACGACCACAGGTGGTGATTGAGACGCAGGCAATGTTGCGGTTCATCGACAAGGCGGGCGGAAGCAGGCCGCCGTCGACGGG is a window encoding:
- the LOC123175382 gene encoding uncharacterized protein yields the protein MAARSRTQPATATARGRRQTTASLPLDVLVDIAARSDPATLVRCAATCVDMRCRVKEYIRLRGRLRLRHGDRFVLPLLRGHLIRGHQYDDRHHRKELFLVDTAAADDTTMHRATTISSVPLASRDGLVLLRVDGELRVCNQVTATSQTLPPEPAFPVTVSVSSVPAREISYVLVVGGDNDDGAIAVGWHFQVVMAYLDVSQHRRNLQLQTFSSEHGTWGHYTDIRAHNLQGSRLEGGLGRTLIVGGAMHWLCRTNTGAYVLKLLVKTTHVSATKLPECFPRDWSHHRLLATPVAGGSPIVLTTDGDKIFAWAQSKQTAKWQERPQVVIETQAMLRFIDKAGGSRPPSTGRGLNVLWFGDKSGTVLINSYWGFFWLDLRSMKIVRWFWDRDIPYIDENIGYEMNLADWVPTFSSTF